A region of the Neomicrococcus lactis genome:
CCGTGTTCAAAGCCTCATCGATGATGAGGATTTCCGGATCAACGGACGTAGCAATGGCAAACTGCAATCGCGCAGCCATGCCCGAAGAATAGGACTTCAGTGGCAAATGCAAGGAATCTTGCAGCCCGGAGAGGTCAATAATGCTCTGACGCTTCTCCTCGACTTGAGCCAAGGACATGCCCATGGCAAGGCAGCCCAAAGTGATGTTGTCGCCGCCGGAGAGGGTGGAGACCAACGCCGCATTGACGCCCAGCATAATGGGCGTGCTCGTTGCGTAGACAGCGCCCTCAGTCGGAAGTATCTGGCCCGTCAGGATCTTCATGAGCGTGGATTTTCCGGAACCATTCGTGCCGATGACACCAATGCTTTCGCCTCGCTCTGCAACAAATGAAATGGGATTCAGTGCTTTGACCTGAACCGTATTCACACCTGATGCGGACCGGAAACGGTCCATCAGGCCTTTCTTCTTTTCTGAGGCGTCTTCGCTGGCTTTGACTGTGTACGTCATACCAGCGCGGTCAGCAACGACGGCGATTTTGGACTGGGAATCCATACGTGATGTTGATTGAGTCATGAGTTCTAGCTCTCCCGCCCGTAGGATTCCTCAGCTCGCCAGAACACCCAGGATCCGATGATGAGAAGAACTACAGTCCAAGCGATGAGCACAAGCCAACGGTTGAGCGCCGGCAGTGTGCCGTAGAGAAGTGCGTCTCGAGCAATCTCTAGAACGCAGTACATGGGGTTTGCGTGCATGAACGCCATCAGTACGGGGTGATCAGCGAAACGGTCTGCGGCGAAGAATACAGCGGACAAGTACAGCCAGATTCGCGTTCCAAACGAAATGATGTGGATGAAGTCGCTAAAGCGAGTGACGATGCGAGCA
Encoded here:
- a CDS encoding ABC transporter ATP-binding protein: MTQSTSRMDSQSKIAVVADRAGMTYTVKASEDASEKKKGLMDRFRSASGVNTVQVKALNPISFVAERGESIGVIGTNGSGKSTLMKILTGQILPTEGAVYATSTPIMLGVNAALVSTLSGGDNITLGCLAMGMSLAQVEEKRQSIIDLSGLQDSLHLPLKSYSSGMAARLQFAIATSVDPEILIIDEALNTGDAQFRDRTAARLDEVREQAGCVFLVSHSLGTIQQMCSRVLWIERGQLLMDGSPEEVTEKYQLYSNAMGRNRVKASRILREEAQATLKPTVINWQSAPPR